The following are encoded together in the Anoplopoma fimbria isolate UVic2021 breed Golden Eagle Sablefish chromosome 9, Afim_UVic_2022, whole genome shotgun sequence genome:
- the pold4 gene encoding DNA polymerase delta subunit 4 yields MTTKNGLITDSYKVVKKARNGVKRKKRPTTPPPQKEPETDTVREGELQRLSQFDLDWRFGPCTGISRLQRWERAKLHGLSPSEEIKELLLQTHTDPEYNLSLWSGYPL; encoded by the exons atgacaaccaagAATGGATTGATAACTGATTCATACAAAGTGGTGAAGAAAGCAAGGAATGGGGTGAAACGAAAGAAGAGGCCTACTACTCCGCCGCCGCAGAAAG AGCCTGAAACTGACACGGTCCGAGAGGGGGAGCTGCAGAGACTCAGCCAGTTTGATCTGGACTGGAGATTTGGGCCATGCACAG gtatCAGCAGGCTGCAGAGATGGGAGAGAGCAAAGCTTCATGGTCTGAGCCCATCCGAGGAGAtcaaagagctgctgctgcaaacacacactgaccccGAGTACAAcctcag